A window of the Cystobacter fuscus genome harbors these coding sequences:
- a CDS encoding type VI immunity family protein, with product MNSEPWPHIRIYSEKGLLVLRDGFSITIYTRHPHAQIAEGALRSLELYLNAVEPGALGLYADLDGYWQNLDSTAWKLIRDELRHPTQAHIELADTSAVQARYRFTYHGSSFTPLPFIRDTSTWVSAMSCWLPTEYLKERGFAQVRELVMGMASCFPFCSGHAGLSLHAQNDLLSLEKVSRARANRYPGMDIALSALPTLDIGTRVNGVHWLNFLGPPVLDALGGIAGLRVRLHSPDISVQEMEEGRAVVTLGAHPDAGDIEEGRTLPAYRELARVLEPFLYQRRYLPNEEVPEELRRWERRFLD from the coding sequence ATGAATAGTGAGCCCTGGCCCCATATTCGCATCTATTCAGAGAAGGGACTTCTGGTCCTTCGAGATGGATTCAGCATTACAATCTATACACGGCACCCTCACGCGCAGATAGCGGAAGGGGCCCTGCGCTCGCTCGAACTTTATCTGAACGCGGTGGAGCCCGGTGCGCTTGGCTTGTACGCAGACCTGGATGGGTACTGGCAAAATCTCGATTCCACCGCCTGGAAGCTCATCCGAGATGAGCTTCGACACCCCACCCAAGCCCATATTGAGCTGGCAGATACCTCGGCCGTCCAAGCTCGCTATCGCTTCACCTACCATGGCAGCTCGTTTACTCCCCTCCCCTTCATCAGAGACACTTCGACATGGGTCTCGGCGATGTCTTGCTGGCTGCCCACGGAGTACCTGAAAGAGCGCGGTTTCGCGCAAGTGCGTGAACTCGTGATGGGAATGGCGTCGTGCTTTCCTTTCTGCTCTGGCCATGCAGGCCTCTCCCTTCATGCCCAGAACGACCTCCTGTCTCTGGAGAAGGTGTCTCGCGCGAGAGCGAACCGGTATCCAGGCATGGACATCGCGCTTTCTGCCCTTCCCACCCTGGATATTGGAACGAGGGTCAACGGTGTGCATTGGCTGAACTTCCTGGGCCCTCCCGTGCTGGACGCATTGGGGGGCATCGCGGGCCTCCGAGTCCGCTTGCACTCGCCAGACATCTCCGTTCAGGAAATGGAGGAGGGGCGGGCCGTCGTCACCCTCGGCGCCCATCCTGACGCCGGTGACATCGAGGAGGGACGCACGCTCCCCGCCTACCGGGAACTGGCGCGCGTCCTGGAGCCCTTCCTCTATCAACGACGCTATCTGCCGAACGAAGAGGTCCCCGAAGAGCTTCGCCGCTGGGAGCGCCGCTTCCTGGATTGA
- a CDS encoding TatD family hydrolase, producing the protein MKLVDSHCHFDRSDAERVNVALERARAVGLVHAVIVGQFQGPGDWGAALEIAAAHPDFFTPTLGIHPHDAAKATEADFEHLASTCARPEIKAVGEAGLDYYYDHSPREVQAQVFRRQCALARELGKPLVVHVRDAHEDCEAILKEEGVRQGVIHCFTGDTDAARRYLELGFLLSLSGVVTYKKTEALQDAVRFAPLERLMVETDSPYLAPVPYRGKKNEPSYVVETAKKVAELKGVSVEQVAEVTTANAAALFGFRV; encoded by the coding sequence ATGAAGCTCGTGGATTCGCACTGCCACTTCGATCGTTCCGACGCCGAGCGGGTGAACGTCGCGCTCGAGCGCGCCCGGGCCGTGGGTCTGGTGCATGCCGTCATCGTCGGCCAGTTCCAGGGGCCGGGAGACTGGGGCGCGGCACTGGAGATCGCCGCCGCCCACCCGGACTTCTTCACGCCCACGCTCGGCATCCACCCGCACGACGCGGCGAAGGCCACCGAGGCGGACTTCGAGCACCTGGCGAGCACCTGCGCCCGGCCGGAGATCAAGGCGGTGGGGGAGGCGGGGCTGGACTACTACTACGACCACTCGCCCCGGGAGGTTCAGGCGCAGGTGTTCCGTCGGCAGTGCGCCCTGGCGCGCGAGCTGGGCAAACCACTCGTGGTGCATGTGCGCGACGCGCACGAGGACTGCGAGGCCATCCTCAAGGAGGAGGGCGTGCGGCAGGGCGTCATCCACTGCTTCACCGGGGACACGGACGCGGCGCGGCGCTACCTGGAGCTGGGCTTCCTGCTGTCGCTATCGGGTGTCGTCACCTACAAGAAGACCGAGGCGCTCCAGGATGCCGTGCGCTTCGCGCCGCTGGAGCGGCTGATGGTGGAGACGGACAGCCCGTACCTGGCGCCGGTGCCCTACCGGGGCAAGAAGAACGAGCCCTCGTACGTGGTCGAGACGGCGAAGAAGGTGGCCGAGCTCAAGGGTGTCTCCGTCGAGCAGGTGGCCGAGGTGACGACGGCCAATGCGGCGGCGCTGTTCGGCTTCCGCGTGTGA
- the metG gene encoding methionine--tRNA ligase, producing MAQRILVTSALPYANGPIHIGHLVEYVQTDIYVRFLRSSGKDVVYFCADDTHGTPIEINAAKQGLKPEEFIGRWYDAHQADFRDFGVSVDYFHSTNSPENKHYAELIYGKLKEHGDIEKREIEQAYCETDKRFLPDRFIKGTCPNCKATEQYGDACEKCGKAYAPTDLIEPKCALCGTPPVRRNSSHLFFKLSRHADFLQQTLRREGFINPGLATQLQGFFEKGLADWDISRDGPYFGFSIPGETDKYFYVWLDAPIGYIATTEKWAQTTGKAKSALDFWSEGSDARIIHFIGKDIVYFHALFWPAVLKVAGLKQPDAIKAHGHLTVNGEKMSKSRGTLIPARSYLEHLDPSYLRYFYAANLGPGVEDLDLSLKDFRLRVNGELVNNIGNLANRSLSMLAGAALDKRLAPATKEGPGRALVEAALARVPEVREAYEKLEYRNAIRVITEISQSANGFLQTAAPWVKVKTDPEAARADLSDAAEVAYLLGALLTPVIPRVTEKLFAQLNAPPLTFEALATARYPLLDRARPVGTPEPLMPRLEEERVNAILGGAAPAAEPAPETKKGGKAEKKAAEPKPAEAKAPEAKPAEAEPGEIEITDFAKVVLKVGHILSAERVPKADKLLKLTVDLGEGQPRTICSGIAEAFQPEQVQGRKVVVVANLKPRMLRGIESRGMILTAGSGGKNLSLLDPGDMPPGSEVK from the coding sequence ATGGCGCAGAGAATCCTCGTCACCAGCGCGCTGCCGTACGCCAATGGCCCCATCCACATCGGCCACCTCGTCGAGTACGTCCAGACCGACATCTATGTCCGCTTCTTGCGCTCCAGCGGCAAGGACGTCGTCTACTTCTGCGCGGACGACACCCACGGCACCCCCATCGAGATCAACGCCGCCAAGCAGGGGCTCAAGCCCGAGGAGTTCATCGGCCGGTGGTACGACGCGCACCAGGCGGACTTCCGCGACTTCGGCGTGAGCGTCGACTACTTCCACTCCACGAACTCGCCCGAGAACAAGCACTACGCCGAGCTCATCTACGGCAAGCTCAAGGAGCACGGTGACATCGAGAAGCGCGAGATCGAGCAGGCCTACTGCGAGACCGACAAGCGCTTCCTGCCCGACCGCTTCATCAAGGGCACCTGCCCCAACTGCAAGGCCACCGAGCAGTACGGTGACGCCTGCGAGAAGTGTGGCAAGGCCTACGCGCCCACGGACCTCATCGAGCCGAAGTGCGCGCTGTGTGGCACGCCGCCCGTGCGCCGCAACTCCTCGCACCTGTTCTTCAAGCTGTCGCGCCACGCGGACTTCCTCCAGCAGACGCTGCGCCGCGAGGGCTTCATCAACCCCGGCCTCGCCACCCAGCTCCAGGGCTTCTTCGAGAAGGGTCTGGCCGACTGGGACATCAGCCGCGACGGGCCCTACTTCGGCTTCAGCATCCCGGGCGAGACGGACAAGTACTTCTACGTCTGGCTGGACGCGCCCATCGGCTACATCGCCACCACGGAGAAGTGGGCCCAGACCACGGGCAAGGCGAAGAGCGCCCTGGACTTCTGGTCCGAGGGCAGTGACGCGCGCATCATCCACTTCATTGGCAAGGACATCGTCTACTTCCACGCGCTCTTCTGGCCCGCGGTGCTCAAGGTGGCCGGGCTCAAGCAGCCCGATGCCATCAAGGCCCACGGCCACCTCACGGTGAACGGCGAGAAGATGTCCAAGAGCCGCGGCACGCTCATCCCCGCGCGCTCCTACCTGGAGCACCTGGACCCGAGCTACCTGCGCTACTTCTACGCGGCCAACCTCGGCCCGGGCGTCGAGGACCTCGACCTGAGCCTCAAGGACTTCCGCCTCCGGGTGAACGGCGAGCTGGTCAACAACATCGGCAACCTCGCCAACCGCAGCCTGTCCATGCTCGCGGGCGCCGCGCTGGACAAGCGGCTGGCTCCCGCGACGAAGGAAGGCCCCGGCCGCGCCCTGGTCGAGGCCGCGCTCGCCCGCGTCCCCGAGGTGCGCGAGGCCTACGAGAAGCTCGAGTACCGCAACGCCATCCGCGTCATCACCGAGATCTCCCAGTCCGCCAACGGCTTCCTCCAGACCGCTGCCCCCTGGGTCAAGGTGAAGACGGACCCCGAGGCCGCTCGCGCCGACCTGAGCGACGCCGCCGAGGTGGCCTACCTGTTGGGTGCGCTGCTCACGCCGGTGATTCCTCGCGTGACGGAGAAGCTCTTCGCCCAGCTCAACGCGCCGCCGCTCACCTTCGAGGCGCTCGCCACCGCGCGCTACCCGCTGCTCGACCGCGCCCGCCCCGTGGGCACCCCCGAGCCGCTCATGCCGCGTCTGGAGGAGGAGCGCGTCAACGCCATCCTCGGCGGCGCGGCCCCCGCCGCCGAGCCCGCCCCGGAGACGAAGAAGGGCGGCAAGGCCGAGAAGAAGGCCGCCGAGCCCAAGCCGGCCGAGGCCAAGGCTCCCGAGGCGAAGCCCGCCGAGGCCGAGCCCGGGGAGATTGAAATCACCGACTTCGCCAAGGTGGTGCTCAAGGTGGGCCACATCCTGTCCGCCGAGCGCGTGCCCAAGGCGGACAAGCTGCTCAAGCTGACAGTGGACCTCGGGGAAGGACAGCCGCGCACCATTTGTTCCGGCATCGCCGAGGCCTTCCAACCCGAGCAGGTGCAGGGCCGCAAGGTGGTGGTGGTGGCCAACCTCAAGCCGCGCATGCTGCGGGGCATCGAGTCGCGCGGGATGATTCTCACCGCGGGCTCCGGGGGCAAGAACCTGTCGTTGCTGGACCCGGGCGACATGCCGCCGGGCTCCGAGGTGAAGTGA
- a CDS encoding HD domain-containing phosphohydrolase yields MPKRLGERLVEAGLVTSESIQKALEHQKITGHRLGDCLVEIGLLQESGLLRFLAAEFQTRFVSAEKLAKARIATEVLDKVPVRLAEAQNVLPLAIDPERKLLSVVAAEPQNKKLMDEIALVTGMAEVYAYVGLRSSIAAAIRKHYYGDPTAFASLELGGHMRADVNAMASAFEGTTGTAPKASLQLRLDSETRNRLQRPGTQTRAGTRGDALLTSRGTVSDGDYIETLNILVSMMERDHKHHRGHSAQLARQAAVVARRLGMAPKDVTAVSIAGLLHDLGKPAERHFCLASNAVNPEWMAEAKRYCRVPTKLFETVNLPVQVNTMLAQLYEAYDGSGTPQGAKGDDITLGARILAAVDSYLELTKNPANALGKLHSKARAIEHLKENAGKLYDPLVASIVTQVQSGELLRQRLVNDGRQIFIVEPEQGTRTGLLEAVQKQGLVAYALSLLDGAYDALAHQECDVLVVGLKFGIDEVVALLQAVRASAEHAGLPLVVLGDPDPGLRERLMMCGATAVLPPTALAEAARTLKTLYEDRIRHNGPARVVRGGMDELPGPELFKCLGGGKKSGRLHLKYHAHEGFLHLEKGRVVFASAAGQSGEQALQTLLGFTQADFRYDPDSLLLDVPQLDLELESLAQRIAPRRSSVYVPTV; encoded by the coding sequence ATGCCGAAGCGGCTGGGTGAACGGCTCGTCGAAGCGGGCCTGGTCACGAGCGAGTCCATCCAGAAGGCGCTGGAGCACCAGAAGATCACCGGCCACCGGCTGGGGGATTGTCTGGTGGAGATCGGCCTGCTCCAGGAATCGGGGTTGCTGCGATTCCTGGCGGCCGAGTTCCAGACCCGCTTCGTCTCGGCGGAGAAGCTGGCCAAGGCGCGCATCGCCACCGAGGTGCTGGACAAGGTGCCCGTGCGGCTGGCGGAGGCGCAGAACGTGCTTCCGCTGGCGATCGATCCGGAGCGCAAGCTCCTGTCGGTGGTGGCGGCCGAGCCGCAGAACAAGAAGTTGATGGACGAGATCGCCCTGGTGACGGGCATGGCCGAGGTCTACGCGTACGTGGGCCTGCGCAGCTCCATCGCCGCGGCCATCCGCAAGCACTACTACGGGGACCCCACGGCCTTCGCGTCGCTGGAGCTGGGCGGCCACATGCGCGCGGACGTCAACGCGATGGCCTCCGCCTTCGAGGGCACCACCGGGACGGCGCCCAAGGCGAGCCTCCAGCTCCGGCTGGACTCGGAGACCCGCAACCGGCTGCAACGTCCGGGCACGCAGACGCGCGCGGGCACGCGGGGGGATGCGCTCCTCACCTCGCGCGGCACCGTGTCGGACGGCGACTACATCGAGACCTTGAACATCCTGGTGTCGATGATGGAGCGCGATCACAAGCACCACCGGGGACACTCGGCGCAGCTCGCGCGCCAGGCGGCGGTGGTGGCGCGGCGGCTGGGCATGGCGCCCAAGGACGTGACGGCGGTGAGCATCGCCGGCCTGCTGCACGACCTGGGCAAGCCCGCCGAGCGCCATTTCTGCCTGGCGAGCAACGCGGTGAACCCCGAGTGGATGGCCGAGGCGAAGCGCTACTGCCGCGTGCCCACCAAGCTCTTCGAGACGGTGAACCTGCCGGTGCAGGTGAACACCATGCTGGCGCAGCTCTACGAGGCCTATGACGGCTCGGGCACGCCCCAGGGAGCCAAGGGCGACGACATCACCCTGGGCGCGCGCATCCTCGCGGCGGTGGACAGCTACCTGGAGCTGACGAAGAACCCGGCCAACGCGCTCGGCAAGCTGCACAGCAAGGCCAGGGCGATCGAGCACCTGAAGGAGAACGCCGGGAAGCTGTACGATCCGCTGGTGGCGAGCATCGTCACGCAGGTGCAGAGCGGCGAGTTGCTGCGGCAACGGCTGGTCAACGACGGCCGGCAGATCTTCATCGTGGAGCCCGAGCAGGGCACGCGGACCGGGCTGCTGGAGGCCGTGCAGAAGCAGGGGCTGGTGGCGTATGCGCTGTCGCTGCTGGACGGGGCGTACGACGCGCTGGCACATCAGGAGTGCGACGTGCTGGTGGTGGGGCTGAAGTTCGGCATCGACGAGGTGGTGGCCCTGCTGCAGGCGGTGCGCGCCTCGGCGGAACACGCGGGCCTGCCCCTGGTGGTGCTCGGAGATCCGGACCCGGGCCTGCGCGAGCGGTTGATGATGTGCGGGGCGACGGCGGTGCTCCCCCCCACGGCGCTGGCCGAGGCGGCCCGGACGCTGAAGACCCTGTACGAGGATCGCATCCGGCACAACGGGCCCGCGCGGGTGGTGCGCGGAGGCATGGACGAGCTGCCCGGGCCGGAGCTGTTCAAGTGCCTGGGCGGGGGCAAGAAGTCGGGGCGGCTCCACCTCAAGTACCACGCCCATGAGGGCTTCCTGCACCTGGAGAAGGGCCGGGTCGTCTTCGCCTCCGCGGCGGGACAGAGCGGCGAGCAGGCCCTGCAGACGCTGCTGGGCTTCACCCAGGCCGACTTCCGCTACGATCCGGACTCGCTGCTGTTGGACGTGCCCCAGTTGGATCTGGAACTCGAGTCCCTGGCCCAGCGGATCGCCCCCCGCCGCTCCTCGGTGTACGTGCCCACGGTGTGA
- a CDS encoding HEAT repeat domain-containing protein, with amino-acid sequence MMDWRAERDRALFSLEHDRDPRLRAEAAELLFHLAAEDASRAPELAPVLPRLLADKQVAVRRTGVGLATAVLPADELPGFLAARASDEESLVRLEAAGRMADLVRADCRGSLARFLEDSSFEVRFEAARGMASLQHPAGLEVLLQALDKDLLRFRALGALAELGDARAVSAVKSLFHRLLLPAFDRTQAAGVLARLGDAEGAAWLLKRSERRRWNWAQDRALAVELCGEVKAPGALERLHSIVVDPRDKCRGAAARGLGRLGDARALPWLLALLDEPGVPEDFRLDAAEGLWLLAVPEGRARVRAALPAFSAEARSELTELIQEMP; translated from the coding sequence GTGATGGACTGGCGGGCCGAACGGGACCGGGCCCTCTTCTCCCTCGAGCACGACAGGGATCCGCGCCTGCGTGCCGAGGCGGCGGAGCTGCTCTTCCACCTCGCGGCCGAGGATGCCTCACGCGCGCCCGAGCTGGCTCCCGTCCTTCCCCGCCTGCTCGCGGACAAGCAGGTGGCGGTGCGCCGCACCGGCGTGGGCCTGGCCACCGCGGTGCTTCCCGCCGACGAGCTGCCGGGCTTTCTCGCCGCCCGGGCCTCCGACGAGGAAAGCCTCGTGCGCCTGGAGGCCGCCGGGCGGATGGCCGACCTCGTCCGGGCGGACTGCCGCGGCTCCCTGGCCCGCTTCCTGGAGGATTCCTCCTTCGAGGTCCGCTTCGAGGCCGCGCGTGGCATGGCCTCGCTCCAGCACCCCGCGGGGCTCGAGGTGCTGCTCCAGGCCCTGGACAAGGACTTGTTGCGCTTTCGCGCGCTCGGGGCGCTCGCCGAGCTGGGAGATGCGCGCGCTGTGTCCGCGGTGAAATCGCTGTTCCACCGGCTGCTGTTGCCCGCGTTCGATCGTACCCAGGCGGCGGGGGTGCTCGCGCGGCTGGGCGACGCCGAGGGCGCGGCGTGGCTGCTCAAGCGCAGCGAGCGGCGGCGGTGGAACTGGGCCCAGGACCGGGCCCTCGCCGTGGAGCTGTGTGGCGAGGTGAAGGCCCCGGGCGCCCTGGAGCGGCTGCACTCCATCGTCGTGGATCCCCGCGACAAGTGCCGGGGCGCGGCGGCGCGGGGCCTCGGGCGGCTGGGCGATGCGCGTGCCCTGCCGTGGCTGCTCGCGCTGCTCGATGAACCCGGAGTGCCCGAGGACTTCCGGCTCGATGCCGCCGAGGGCTTGTGGTTGCTCGCCGTTCCCGAGGGCCGGGCGCGGGTGCGCGCGGCTCTGCCCGCGTTCTCCGCCGAGGCCCGTTCCGAGCTCACCGAGCTCATCCAGGAGATGCCATGA